From Triticum aestivum cultivar Chinese Spring chromosome 4A, IWGSC CS RefSeq v2.1, whole genome shotgun sequence, a single genomic window includes:
- the LOC123082883 gene encoding uncharacterized protein, with protein MASSSPTSSSWSPENHLLTKPTRVRALRNIAHEGGDDDDYVSPWRDASRSRVRSVEALRAICRKYSIPDGFTPLLAGDRSARAPPPPGSVCVYIDALEAGMRLPLHPFFGVVLDHFGIAPAQLAPNGWRALAGFVVLSHFAGTPPSLPVFRHFFSLVAFPHKLYSLRGKDATGAGLLFRPTKAKNAGWKEEFFFMSSPAASPWQCPVQWGRPFRSATSDPSLTGPEKAVAASLLRARGGCPIDLTAYLRDSNLAAAKIIGALSPPPPTPQGELLKRAAHAPAEESTVKSEPDCVAPSPSAPSSSRKEKKRKLPEHHANGESSASGYLSFPPGFYPHLRKARTTTTTTSTHGKQCHGGEEGDRSGWKAARQLLQCIVTPERQREHAASRPADVVASSYVSLLQTANEVAFSLGYALELEERLRDADELRAELRKVKAELADTKAKAAAVRESRRPRAR; from the exons ATGGCATCCTCCTCCCCGACCTCCTCATCCTGGTCGCCGGAGAACCACCTCCTAACCAAGCCCACCCGCGTCCGAGCTCTCCGCAACATAGCCCACGAGGgaggcgacgacgacgactacGTCTCGCCCTGGCGGGACGCCTCGCGGTCGCGGGTGCGCAGTGTCGAAGCCCTGAGAGCCATCTGCAGGAAGTACTCCATCCCCGACGGCTTCACccctctcctcgccggcgaccggtcggcgcgcgcgccgccgccgccagggtcCGTCTGCGTGTACATTGATGCGCTGGAGGCCGGGATGCGCCTGCCCCTCCACCCCTTCTTCGGCGTGGTGCTCGACCACTTCGGGATCGCCCCGGCCCAGCTCGCCCCCAACGGCTGGCGCGCCCTGGCGGGCTTCGTCGTGCTCTCCCACTTCGCCGGCACGCCGCCGTCGCTGCCCGTATTCCGGCACTTCTTCTCGCTGGTCGCGTTCCCCCATAAGCTCTACTCTCTCCGCGGCAAAGACGCCACCGGCGCCGGTTTGCTCTTCCGTCCGACGAAGGCCAAGAATGCGGGGTGGAAGGAGGAGTTCTTCTTCATGTCGTCACCGGCTGCGTCGCCGTGGCAGTGCCCTGTGCAGTGGGGTAGGCCATTCAGGTCCGCCACCTCTGACCCGTCGCTCACCGGCCCGGAGAAGGCCGTGGCGGCGAGCCTGCTGCGCGCTCGAGGCGGTTGCCCGATCGATCTCACGGCGTATCTCCGCGACAGCAACTTGGCCGCGGCCAAGATCATCGGGGCActatcaccgccgccgccgactcctcaAGGTGAACTTCTGAAAAGAGCGGCGCACGCTCCAGCGGAGGAGTCCACGGTGAAGAGCGAGCCGGACTGCGTTGCGCCGTCGCCCAGTGCGCCGTCGTCTTCCCGAAAAGAAAAGAAGCGGAAGCTGCCGGAGCACCATGCAAACGGCGAGAGCTCGGCGTCGGGATATCTCTCTTTCCCGCCGGGCTTCTACCCACATCTCCGGAAAGCACGGACCACCACTACGACCACGAGCACACACGGGAAGCAATGCCACGGCGGCGAAGAAGGGGACAGGAGCGGCTGGAAGGCGGCGAGGCAGCTGCTGCAGTGCATCGTCACGCCGGAGCGGCAGCGCGAGCACGCGGCGTCCAGGCCGGCCGACGTCGTGGCGTCGAGCTACGTGTCCCTGCTCCAG ACGGCGAACGAGGTGGCGTTCTCGCTTGGCTACGCTCTGGAGCTCGAGGAGAGGCTGAGGGACGCTGACGAGCTGCGGGCGGAGCTCCGCAAGGTGAAGGCCGAGCTCGCCGACACCAAGGCCAAGGCGGCGGCCGTGCGGGAGTCCCGGCGACCCAGGGCGCGCTGA